A genomic segment from Tuwongella immobilis encodes:
- a CDS encoding NAD-dependent epimerase/dehydratase family protein, with protein sequence MRQRVVLITGAGGEIGHSLINRLGNDPDRPVITLDLNPLAPSLAGRVRFHYTGSILDAQLLDRILAEYQVERIFHLAALLSTRSEFAPVTAHRVNVEGTMTMLDFAQKQAESHGHPVVFMYPSSIAAFGMPNLSIKQQAGAVLEDDFNHPTTMYGCNKLYCEHLGRYYARHYKQLASENLAGKVDFRCIRFPGLISAFTVPSGGTSDYGPEMIHAAAKGTPYACFVRLDTRIPFMTMPDAVEALLKFADAPREKLTRTVYNLKAFSPTAEEFAQMTKRFFPDAVISTQLDAKRQGIVDSWPADVNDEAARRDWGFDPQHSFEQAFTDYLVPQLRKSGQSAGH encoded by the coding sequence ATGCGGCAACGGGTGGTTTTGATTACCGGCGCGGGTGGAGAAATTGGCCATAGTTTGATTAATCGGCTCGGGAATGATCCCGATCGGCCGGTCATCACACTCGATCTCAACCCGCTGGCCCCGTCGTTGGCCGGGCGCGTGCGATTCCATTACACGGGGTCGATTCTCGATGCCCAATTGCTCGACCGAATTTTGGCCGAGTATCAAGTCGAACGGATCTTCCATCTCGCAGCGTTACTCTCGACCCGGAGTGAATTTGCGCCCGTCACTGCCCATCGCGTCAATGTCGAAGGAACCATGACCATGCTCGATTTTGCCCAGAAACAGGCAGAATCGCATGGTCATCCAGTCGTGTTTATGTATCCCTCGTCGATCGCCGCGTTCGGGATGCCCAATCTCAGCATCAAGCAGCAGGCCGGGGCCGTCTTGGAAGATGATTTCAATCATCCGACCACGATGTACGGCTGCAACAAGTTGTACTGTGAGCATTTAGGACGCTATTACGCTCGCCATTACAAGCAGCTTGCGAGTGAAAATCTCGCTGGCAAGGTCGATTTTCGCTGCATTCGATTTCCGGGCCTCATCTCCGCCTTTACTGTTCCATCTGGCGGAACCTCCGATTACGGTCCCGAGATGATCCACGCCGCCGCCAAGGGAACGCCGTATGCCTGTTTCGTGCGACTGGACACGCGGATTCCGTTCATGACGATGCCGGATGCGGTCGAAGCGTTGCTGAAATTTGCCGATGCGCCGCGTGAGAAGCTCACCCGAACCGTCTACAATCTGAAGGCATTTAGTCCGACGGCGGAAGAATTCGCTCAGATGACCAAGCGGTTTTTCCCGGATGCGGTCATTTCGACGCAGTTGGATGCGAAGCGGCAAGGAATTGTTGACAGTTGGCCGGCTGATGTCAACGATGAAGCCGCCCGACGGGATTGGGGCTTCGATCCGCAACACTCGTTCGAGCAAGCCTTTACGGATTATCTGGTGCCGCAACTGCGAAAGTCGGGGCAATCGGCCGGACATTAA
- a CDS encoding RNA polymerase sigma factor, whose amino-acid sequence MSDNLSFADLLLRLRVGDQRSATDFVRRLDPSVQNSIRHLLVEMRLHRLIDPSDISQIVFANFFARVTVGQFEFTSEEQLVGLLTTMARNQVYDEARKLQAQRRDFRRQDDDAMDAALDSVQDRQMTPSKIVALDELVTQIRSRLPDETRVLAQLRGAGFDWPEIAEQVGGSPEALRKKLTRALNRVLKELDLGEVETV is encoded by the coding sequence ATGAGCGATAATCTCAGCTTCGCCGACTTGCTTTTGCGACTTCGCGTGGGCGATCAACGATCCGCCACCGATTTCGTCCGGCGTTTGGATCCCAGTGTGCAAAACAGCATTCGCCACTTATTGGTGGAAATGCGGCTGCATCGGCTGATTGATCCAAGTGACATTTCACAAATCGTCTTTGCGAACTTCTTTGCCCGAGTTACCGTTGGCCAATTCGAATTCACATCCGAAGAACAGCTCGTTGGCCTGCTGACGACCATGGCCCGCAATCAGGTCTACGATGAAGCCCGCAAACTGCAGGCCCAGCGACGGGACTTCCGCCGACAAGATGATGATGCGATGGACGCGGCCCTGGACAGTGTTCAGGACCGGCAGATGACGCCAAGCAAAATTGTGGCGTTGGATGAACTGGTGACGCAGATTCGCTCGCGTTTGCCGGATGAGACGCGGGTGTTGGCCCAACTGCGCGGCGCGGGCTTTGACTGGCCGGAGATCGCCGAGCAGGTCGGCGGCTCCCCGGAAGCCCTTCGCAAAAAACTCACCCGAGCGTTGAATCGTGTTCTGAAAGAACTCGATCTGGGCGAAGTCGAAACGGTTTAA
- the rimI gene encoding ribosomal protein S18-alanine N-acetyltransferase: MNTGRSQKEQLRVHIRWMIRRDMPEVLQIEQESFDFAWTEEDFLRCLRQRNCIGMVAEHGEKVVGFMIYELHKNKLHILNFAVNAQFRRSGIGSQMVAKLIGKLSSHRRTRITLAVRETNLAAQLFFRTQEFKALKVLRNYYEDSGEDAFLMQYRIADDTSEDADDVSNRIAQYEEN; this comes from the coding sequence ATGAATACGGGACGATCGCAGAAGGAACAGCTACGGGTTCATATTCGCTGGATGATTCGGCGAGATATGCCGGAAGTGCTGCAAATTGAACAAGAGAGCTTCGACTTCGCCTGGACGGAAGAAGACTTTCTGCGCTGCCTGCGGCAACGCAACTGCATCGGGATGGTCGCCGAGCATGGTGAAAAAGTCGTGGGCTTCATGATTTATGAGCTGCACAAGAACAAGCTGCACATTCTGAATTTTGCCGTGAACGCGCAATTTCGTCGTTCCGGAATTGGTTCGCAGATGGTCGCCAAGTTGATTGGAAAGTTGTCCAGCCATCGTCGGACGCGGATCACGCTGGCGGTGCGAGAAACCAACCTCGCCGCCCAGTTGTTCTTCCGCACGCAGGAATTCAAGGCACTGAAGGTGCTGCGAAATTACTACGAAGACAGTGGGGAAGACGCCTTCTTGATGCAGTATCGAATCGCGGATGATACCAGCGAGGATGCGGATGATGTCAGCAACCGGATCGCCCAGTACGAAGAAAATTGA
- a CDS encoding EboA domain-containing protein → MAESTIAVRCAELLGDWLQPVIPSTARSWLADRLRQISEGDQSALFLGFGMVPRKTGKADLRLSAAQLAAAQEARPGWNPATWSIDQAARTLLLLAYPADAVDEYTDTLDKLFAAGEVGELVALYQALPLLPFPDAHVWRTRECIRTNMKSVFCAVAHRNPYPAEHLDEASWNQLILKCLFVGAALDPVVGLDSRVNPRLMTMLVDYAHERWAAKRQVSPELWRPVGPVADARALADLEKVYTEGTPPERQAAALALSVCPLPSAETILNRNPLLATQARCRQLTWSQIAADSASG, encoded by the coding sequence ATGGCAGAATCGACCATCGCTGTTCGCTGTGCAGAATTGCTGGGGGACTGGCTGCAACCGGTGATTCCATCGACCGCACGAAGCTGGCTGGCCGACCGACTCCGCCAGATCAGCGAAGGCGATCAATCGGCACTGTTCCTGGGCTTCGGCATGGTCCCTCGCAAGACCGGCAAAGCCGATTTGCGACTATCCGCCGCCCAACTCGCCGCCGCGCAGGAAGCCCGTCCCGGCTGGAACCCCGCGACCTGGAGCATCGATCAAGCCGCCCGCACACTGCTGCTGTTGGCCTATCCCGCCGATGCGGTCGATGAGTACACCGACACCTTGGACAAACTGTTTGCCGCAGGCGAAGTCGGCGAACTGGTCGCGCTGTACCAGGCGTTGCCGCTTTTGCCGTTCCCCGATGCCCACGTTTGGCGAACCCGCGAGTGCATTCGCACGAATATGAAATCGGTATTTTGCGCAGTCGCGCACCGCAATCCCTATCCCGCCGAGCATCTCGATGAGGCCAGTTGGAATCAGCTGATTTTGAAGTGTCTGTTCGTCGGGGCCGCCCTTGATCCGGTGGTCGGGCTGGACAGCCGCGTGAATCCCCGTCTGATGACCATGCTGGTCGATTACGCCCACGAACGCTGGGCCGCCAAACGGCAGGTCAGCCCGGAATTATGGCGGCCGGTCGGTCCCGTCGCCGATGCCCGAGCGCTGGCCGATTTGGAGAAGGTCTACACCGAGGGCACTCCGCCAGAGCGTCAAGCCGCAGCCCTGGCGTTGAGCGTCTGCCCGCTTCCATCTGCCGAAACGATCCTGAATCGCAATCCGCTCCTCGCCACGCAAGCCCGCTGCCGCCAACTCACCTGGTCCCAAATCGCCGCCGATTCCGCCTCGGGGTGA
- the dcd gene encoding dCTP deaminase, with product MGVLPDWMIERDVTIQPKALAQVQAGVISYGITSYGYDVRVDRRFKVFTNARCTLVDPKNFDPLSFVDIEGDFCLIPPNSFALAETIEYLEIPRDVIGVCVGKSTYARCGIIVNVTPLEPEWRGRVTIEISNTTPLPAKIYAGEGIAQILFFKGVEPCRTSYADKAGKYQDQKGLQLPFVVGSDGGPSQ from the coding sequence ATGGGTGTACTGCCCGATTGGATGATTGAGCGCGACGTGACCATTCAGCCCAAGGCACTCGCTCAGGTGCAAGCGGGCGTAATCTCTTATGGAATCACGAGTTACGGCTACGATGTCCGCGTCGATCGTCGCTTCAAAGTCTTCACCAACGCACGCTGCACGTTGGTCGATCCCAAGAATTTCGACCCGCTCTCATTCGTGGATATCGAAGGCGACTTCTGCCTGATCCCGCCAAATAGTTTTGCACTCGCCGAAACGATTGAATATCTCGAGATTCCACGCGATGTCATCGGTGTCTGCGTCGGCAAATCGACGTATGCACGTTGTGGCATTATTGTAAACGTTACACCGCTGGAGCCAGAGTGGCGCGGTCGGGTGACGATTGAAATTAGCAACACCACTCCGCTCCCGGCGAAAATTTATGCCGGCGAAGGAATCGCGCAAATTCTCTTCTTCAAGGGCGTTGAACCCTGTCGTACCAGTTATGCCGACAAGGCCGGGAAGTATCAGGACCAAAAAGGCCTGCAACTGCCGTTTGTCGTGGGGAGTGACGGCGGTCCCTCACAATAA
- a CDS encoding nucleotide pyrophosphohydrolase yields the protein MSDQTTTIADLKQAVRAFALARNWDPYHAPKNVAMALACEAAELMEHFLWLTPEESRAKAADPAHREAIADEVADVAGLVLQFCIQTGMDLATILQAKIEKNARKYPAPESLGGDGREMTESTGDR from the coding sequence ATGAGCGATCAAACCACCACCATCGCTGACTTGAAGCAAGCGGTGCGGGCGTTTGCGCTGGCTCGCAATTGGGATCCGTATCACGCTCCCAAGAATGTGGCCATGGCGCTGGCGTGTGAAGCGGCCGAGCTAATGGAACATTTTTTGTGGCTGACACCGGAAGAATCGCGGGCGAAAGCGGCGGATCCCGCGCACCGCGAAGCGATTGCGGATGAAGTGGCGGATGTTGCGGGACTGGTCTTGCAGTTCTGCATTCAGACGGGTATGGACCTCGCCACGATCCTGCAAGCCAAGATCGAAAAGAATGCTCGGAAGTATCCCGCTCCGGAATCGCTGGGGGGCGATGGGCGGGAGATGACCGAATCGACGGGGGATCGCTGA
- a CDS encoding TatD family hydrolase, whose translation MKIIDPHIHMSARTTDDYEAMAAAGVVAVIEPAFWLGQPRTSVGTFQDYFSSLVGWERFRAAQFGIRHYCTIGLNSKEANNVPLAEQVMELLPLYLAKEGVVAVGEIGFDEMSSAEERFYKAQLELAKQVELPVMVHTPHRNKKQGTTRSMDIALDYGLPAHRVVIDHNNEETVKEVLDRGFWAAFTIYPKTKMGNERMVEVVRKYGPDRIIVDSSADWGVSDPLAVPKTARLMIERGIPVEHVEAVCYRNAILAYGQSGQFSESDWLSPAAIDQRNLFEGNSVLRGQSPRIDEPQAEEAGIIR comes from the coding sequence ATGAAAATCATCGATCCGCATATTCATATGTCTGCTCGCACCACGGATGATTACGAAGCCATGGCGGCGGCGGGAGTCGTTGCGGTGATCGAGCCGGCCTTCTGGCTGGGGCAGCCGCGAACCTCGGTCGGCACGTTCCAGGATTATTTCTCGTCGCTGGTCGGTTGGGAGCGATTTCGGGCCGCGCAGTTTGGGATTCGGCATTATTGCACGATTGGATTGAATTCCAAGGAAGCGAATAATGTCCCACTCGCCGAACAGGTCATGGAGCTGTTGCCGTTGTATCTCGCCAAAGAAGGCGTGGTGGCGGTCGGGGAAATCGGCTTCGATGAAATGAGCAGTGCCGAAGAACGCTTCTACAAAGCGCAACTCGAATTGGCCAAACAAGTTGAGTTGCCGGTGATGGTCCACACGCCGCACCGCAACAAAAAGCAAGGCACCACTCGCAGCATGGATATCGCCCTGGATTACGGCCTGCCCGCACATCGGGTGGTGATCGATCACAACAACGAAGAGACGGTCAAGGAAGTGCTGGATCGCGGCTTCTGGGCGGCCTTCACCATCTACCCCAAGACGAAGATGGGGAATGAGCGGATGGTCGAAGTGGTGCGAAAATATGGGCCGGATCGAATTATCGTGGATTCTTCTGCAGATTGGGGCGTGAGCGATCCGCTGGCGGTGCCCAAGACCGCGCGGCTGATGATCGAACGCGGAATCCCCGTCGAGCATGTCGAGGCCGTCTGCTATCGCAATGCCATTTTGGCATATGGGCAATCGGGCCAATTTTCCGAAAGCGATTGGCTCAGCCCCGCCGCCATCGATCAGCGCAACCTCTTCGAGGGCAACAGCGTGCTACGCGGCCAATCGCCCCGAATCGACGAGCCGCAAGCGGAAGAAGCCGGGATTATTCGCTGA
- the recJ gene encoding single-stranded-DNA-specific exonuclease RecJ has protein sequence MPHVAKAWHLKPHDALAIRALSQSMRISPVIAQLLVNRGVTEEADARRFLDAGMNLLHSPKLMPGMEAAVDRILDAIKDRKKICVYGDYDVDGTTGTAILVQLFQKLQVPIQFYVPNRLGEGYGLNMDALRNLHAEGVQVIISVDCGIAALEETKLASELGIEMIITDHHEMRDELPGGGAVLVHPRLPGSLYPWGSLSGSAVAFKLAWALSVRISNHDRVRPELRELLMDSLCLATLGLVADVVPLQDENRVLVKHGLKRISEQPTVGIRALLESSKLGVEQQLRAEDIAFRIAPRINAAGRLGCARSVVELLLTQCPDQARELADFLDQRNTQRQQIERRMLEQAQELAERDGEGRPALVLSHPDWHAGIIGIVAGKLVDRYGRPVILIAQHDGKPFGTGSARSIPGFEMHTALDACRDDLIAHGGHAMAAGLKIAADRIDSFRERFCEYAAQHFPQGIPPVPKLSIDAEMPLSSLTIGLLNDLDRLEPYGADNPRPLFLTGNLQLDGEPRILKDVHLKFFVRSGNSRFAAIGFYMADRLDELLSGGGKVCLVYRPKRNVWQGQTNIEMELVDFQPGPDADLA, from the coding sequence ATGCCGCATGTCGCCAAAGCCTGGCATTTGAAACCTCATGATGCCCTGGCGATTCGTGCGTTGAGTCAATCGATGCGGATTTCCCCCGTGATTGCGCAATTGCTGGTCAATCGCGGCGTCACGGAAGAGGCCGACGCCCGCCGATTCTTGGACGCGGGGATGAATCTGCTGCACTCGCCCAAGTTGATGCCCGGCATGGAAGCGGCCGTCGATCGCATTCTCGATGCCATCAAAGATCGTAAGAAAATCTGCGTCTATGGCGACTACGATGTGGACGGCACCACCGGGACCGCCATTCTCGTGCAGTTGTTCCAGAAATTGCAGGTGCCCATCCAGTTTTATGTGCCCAACCGACTGGGGGAGGGGTACGGCCTGAATATGGACGCGCTGCGGAATCTGCATGCCGAAGGGGTGCAGGTCATCATCAGCGTCGATTGTGGCATTGCCGCCCTCGAAGAGACCAAGTTGGCCAGCGAACTTGGCATCGAAATGATTATCACCGACCACCACGAAATGCGGGACGAACTGCCCGGTGGGGGCGCGGTGCTGGTCCATCCGCGATTGCCCGGTTCGCTGTATCCCTGGGGCAGTCTGTCCGGCTCGGCGGTGGCGTTCAAACTCGCTTGGGCGCTATCGGTTCGCATCTCGAATCATGATCGCGTTCGCCCGGAATTGCGCGAACTGCTGATGGATAGCCTCTGCCTGGCCACGCTCGGCCTGGTGGCGGATGTCGTGCCGCTGCAAGACGAAAACCGCGTGTTGGTCAAACATGGCTTGAAGCGAATCAGCGAACAACCCACCGTCGGCATCCGCGCCTTGCTCGAATCATCCAAGTTGGGTGTGGAACAGCAGTTGCGTGCGGAAGATATCGCCTTTCGGATCGCGCCACGCATCAACGCCGCTGGTCGATTGGGCTGCGCTCGCAGTGTCGTGGAATTGCTGCTGACGCAATGCCCCGACCAAGCGCGCGAGTTGGCCGACTTCCTCGATCAACGCAACACGCAACGGCAACAGATTGAACGTCGCATGCTCGAACAGGCGCAGGAACTCGCCGAACGCGACGGCGAAGGCCGCCCCGCATTGGTGTTGTCGCACCCAGATTGGCACGCCGGAATCATCGGCATCGTCGCGGGCAAGCTCGTCGATCGCTACGGTCGCCCCGTGATTCTGATTGCTCAGCATGATGGCAAACCGTTTGGCACCGGCTCCGCACGCTCGATTCCGGGATTCGAGATGCACACCGCACTCGACGCATGCCGCGACGATCTGATTGCGCACGGGGGCCACGCCATGGCCGCCGGGCTGAAGATTGCCGCCGATCGCATCGACAGCTTCCGCGAGCGCTTCTGCGAATACGCCGCCCAGCATTTTCCGCAGGGGATTCCGCCGGTTCCCAAATTGTCGATCGATGCCGAGATGCCGCTGTCGAGTCTGACCATCGGCCTGCTCAACGACCTGGACCGACTCGAACCATACGGCGCGGACAATCCCCGACCGCTGTTTCTGACCGGGAATCTGCAACTCGATGGCGAGCCGCGGATTCTCAAAGATGTGCACCTGAAATTCTTCGTTCGCAGTGGCAATTCCCGATTCGCCGCCATTGGATTCTACATGGCCGATCGACTCGACGAACTGCTCTCCGGCGGCGGGAAAGTCTGTCTGGTTTATCGCCCCAAGCGAAATGTCTGGCAGGGGCAAACCAACATCGAAATGGAACTGGTCGATTTCCAGCCCGGCCCCGATGCCGACTTAGCGTAA
- a CDS encoding CARDB domain-containing protein, with protein MLGNRGNWRALKWGLAVLAGLLVRTGQLSAQQMMPLAQPAPSGGPYLPPTGMPVESVPIPTRFQAVPPTASNAPRPLRPTDLNTPIAVSNPGTSQPGSAPRPGTLPNGMLGNSPHSNLGSTPGSNPRPTTASGMPNSANPNLVIPKTPAPGNPIRQASGVSPLPQFPTAVPETPRGSNLGISPGLSIETVAPESIGVGQSLKYEIVVRNSSNVSVDAIRVEEQLPTGSKYLGGEPLAEINGDKLQWQLASLEPGAQRRIQVEVQANVEGDFKTRTTITSSAQTGMRTKVTRPKLDVVLTAAKNATVGDTVPFQLTLTNSGSGAATQIHLRAKLSDGLMHPQGQLIEADMAQLAVGETKTVSLKTQAMKAGTQVCELTVSADGAGEVSQRAEVMIVEPLLQVRQTLAPKALVGQDLRSMLEVSNPGTAATDTVKVAVILPEGIAFAAASDNGRFDESTRQIVWELESLAAGASRSLNYQTRASMAGKWTVTAVAQSGSKLENRQDNSIQIEGIPALSFEVVDLEGVVSVNKEAVYEVRVLNQGTCACTGIRLEAQLSDGMTVSQVNGPVAYKIVGNKVVFEPFAKLGTKADTVYRIRVRSSKPGEGRLRATLSCQEIKEPLVKDESTQFYQE; from the coding sequence ATGTTGGGCAATCGTGGCAATTGGCGTGCCCTGAAATGGGGCTTGGCGGTTTTGGCGGGGCTTCTCGTGCGCACGGGGCAGCTCTCGGCACAGCAGATGATGCCGTTGGCGCAGCCTGCGCCCTCGGGTGGCCCGTATCTTCCGCCCACGGGAATGCCGGTGGAATCGGTCCCGATTCCAACCCGATTCCAAGCCGTGCCGCCCACGGCCAGCAACGCGCCGCGCCCACTGCGGCCGACCGATCTCAACACCCCCATCGCCGTTTCAAATCCCGGAACATCTCAGCCCGGCAGTGCCCCTCGCCCCGGTACACTGCCCAATGGCATGCTCGGGAACTCGCCCCATTCCAATTTGGGATCGACTCCGGGAAGCAATCCTCGCCCAACGACTGCGTCTGGAATGCCGAATTCGGCCAATCCGAATCTGGTGATCCCGAAGACGCCCGCGCCCGGCAACCCGATTCGGCAAGCCAGCGGTGTCTCGCCACTGCCGCAATTCCCGACCGCCGTGCCCGAAACGCCGCGCGGCAGCAATCTGGGAATCTCGCCCGGACTTTCCATCGAGACCGTCGCGCCGGAAAGCATTGGCGTGGGACAATCGTTGAAATACGAAATTGTCGTCCGCAACTCCTCGAATGTCTCCGTGGATGCCATCCGCGTCGAAGAACAACTGCCCACTGGATCGAAATATCTGGGCGGCGAACCACTTGCGGAAATTAACGGCGACAAACTTCAATGGCAACTCGCCTCCTTGGAACCCGGCGCGCAGCGACGAATCCAAGTGGAAGTGCAGGCCAATGTCGAAGGCGATTTCAAGACACGCACCACGATCACCAGCTCCGCGCAAACGGGCATGCGCACGAAAGTGACCCGTCCGAAATTGGATGTGGTGCTGACCGCCGCCAAGAATGCGACGGTGGGCGATACCGTGCCGTTCCAGCTCACACTCACCAACAGCGGCAGCGGCGCGGCGACGCAAATTCACTTGCGAGCGAAATTGAGCGACGGGCTGATGCACCCGCAGGGGCAACTCATCGAAGCCGACATGGCCCAACTCGCGGTCGGCGAGACCAAGACCGTCAGCCTCAAGACGCAGGCGATGAAAGCGGGCACGCAAGTGTGCGAGTTGACCGTCTCTGCGGATGGGGCCGGGGAAGTCTCGCAACGCGCCGAAGTCATGATTGTTGAGCCGCTGTTGCAAGTTCGGCAAACGCTCGCTCCCAAGGCATTGGTGGGACAGGACTTGCGTTCCATGCTGGAAGTGAGTAATCCCGGCACCGCGGCAACCGACACCGTCAAAGTCGCCGTGATTCTGCCAGAAGGCATCGCCTTTGCTGCCGCCAGCGACAATGGCCGATTCGATGAATCGACGCGTCAGATTGTCTGGGAATTGGAAAGTCTGGCTGCCGGAGCATCTCGATCGCTGAACTATCAGACGCGGGCGAGTATGGCCGGGAAGTGGACCGTCACCGCGGTGGCGCAGTCCGGCAGCAAACTGGAGAATCGCCAGGATAACAGCATCCAAATCGAAGGCATTCCCGCGTTGTCGTTCGAGGTGGTCGACTTGGAAGGGGTCGTCTCGGTCAACAAGGAAGCCGTCTACGAAGTGCGGGTGCTGAATCAGGGGACGTGTGCCTGCACGGGGATTCGCCTGGAAGCGCAACTCAGCGATGGGATGACGGTTTCGCAGGTGAACGGGCCGGTGGCGTACAAGATCGTGGGCAACAAAGTCGTGTTCGAGCCGTTTGCCAAGCTGGGGACCAAAGCGGACACCGTGTACCGCATCCGCGTCCGCAGCAGCAAGCCGGGCGAAGGCCGACTGCGAGCCACGCTATCGTGCCAAGAAATCAAAGAGCCGTTGGTGAAAGATGAGAGCACGCAGTTCTATCAGGAGTAA